In one Candidatus Nitronereus thalassa genomic region, the following are encoded:
- a CDS encoding tetratricopeptide repeat protein, with protein MNIQDFVQQGEGLQEDKMTAWDLFQQAYDHQMKGKLDEAIKLYQRSIDTFPTAEAHTFLGWTYSFMGQLHEAIEECHRAIATDPDFGNPYNDIGAYLIELDQLDEAIPWLEKATKAKRYESPAFPHMNLGRIYEKQGDWDHAIDCYKTAVTLNPKYESAKRAMMRLITLMN; from the coding sequence ATGAATATCCAAGATTTTGTTCAACAGGGGGAAGGACTCCAAGAAGATAAAATGACCGCATGGGATTTATTCCAGCAAGCCTATGATCATCAGATGAAAGGGAAGCTGGATGAGGCAATCAAGTTATATCAACGGTCCATCGACACCTTCCCCACAGCAGAGGCGCATACGTTTCTAGGGTGGACCTATAGTTTCATGGGGCAACTTCATGAAGCCATAGAGGAATGTCATCGCGCCATTGCCACAGATCCGGACTTCGGCAATCCCTATAATGATATTGGCGCCTACCTCATTGAACTGGATCAACTTGACGAAGCCATCCCCTGGTTGGAAAAGGCTACTAAAGCCAAACGCTATGAAAGCCCGGCCTTCCCGCATATGAACCTCGGCCGAATCTACGAAAAACAAGGAGACTGGGATCACGCGATTGACTGCTATAAAACGGCCGTCACTTTGAATCCCAAGTATGAATCAGCCAAGCGGGCGATGATGCGGCTCATTACATTGATGAACTGA
- a CDS encoding response regulator, with product MDSPKTVLVAVSDVFFYTKIRDAFKPAGFTLQRIKSETDVEAKAIELHPVAIVLDMNDPRLNGKQALQTLKGHPELKHIPVLAFANHEEVDTWRAAKELGIDKIVSRNEFSSRTLALLEEVTKQVSS from the coding sequence ATGGATTCTCCCAAAACCGTTCTCGTGGCCGTGAGTGATGTATTTTTTTATACAAAAATTCGCGATGCCTTTAAACCAGCTGGCTTTACCCTGCAACGCATAAAATCAGAGACAGATGTCGAAGCAAAAGCCATAGAGCTTCATCCTGTCGCAATCGTGTTGGATATGAATGATCCGAGACTCAACGGCAAGCAAGCCTTACAAACACTAAAAGGGCACCCAGAGCTCAAACATATTCCGGTGCTAGCATTTGCCAATCACGAAGAAGTGGATACTTGGCGGGCGGCAAAAGAATTGGGAATCGACAAGATCGTCTCACGGAACGAATTTTCTTCCCGAACCTTGGCGCTTCTCGAAGAAGTCACCAAGCAAGTGTCGTCATGA
- a CDS encoding aminomethyltransferase family protein, with amino-acid sequence MKHSPLHSQHQSLGAQIEPVGEWEMSAHYGNPIAEHLAVRKDVGLADLSHRGLLQVTGNDRVSWLQSIISNDILPLQTGQWLYSSFMSHKGKILSYFRVYCLEEFLLVEDTGEVGDTTFQTFRKFLLYGTKAKMKSCSETWGLLLVSGPKAPQLISRAFGIDASNLKIHSFLKHDFNGQQLLIAKTEETGEHDFELFAPFDVLPAVWEQVWASGTPLGLHAFGTQTRETLRIEAGIPKLGPDLNEQIVPPEANLEGKAFSLTKGCYPGQEVVARMDTYGSVKRRLVGLVIETPVNQVPSPGTKIYKGDREVGWISSATYSPSLQKTIALAFPLRDFTIPKTELSIAHDQHHYPAFVQPLPFYPAR; translated from the coding sequence ATGAAGCACTCACCCCTCCATTCACAGCATCAATCGTTAGGGGCCCAGATTGAACCCGTTGGGGAATGGGAAATGTCGGCCCATTACGGAAACCCCATCGCAGAACACCTCGCGGTACGAAAAGACGTGGGTCTGGCTGACCTTTCCCATCGGGGCTTACTCCAAGTCACAGGGAACGATCGAGTTTCCTGGCTCCAAAGCATCATCAGCAACGACATTCTTCCCTTACAGACTGGGCAATGGCTCTATTCTAGCTTTATGTCCCATAAGGGAAAGATATTGAGTTATTTCCGCGTATACTGTCTTGAAGAATTTCTCTTGGTGGAAGACACAGGAGAAGTCGGGGATACTACGTTTCAAACCTTCAGAAAGTTTTTGCTGTATGGCACCAAAGCCAAAATGAAAAGTTGTAGCGAAACGTGGGGCCTATTGTTAGTGAGTGGCCCCAAAGCGCCTCAGTTGATTAGCCGTGCATTTGGCATAGACGCCTCAAACCTCAAGATCCACTCTTTTCTCAAACATGACTTTAATGGCCAACAACTGCTTATCGCCAAAACAGAAGAAACTGGCGAACACGATTTCGAATTATTTGCTCCCTTCGATGTCCTCCCTGCCGTATGGGAACAAGTCTGGGCTTCTGGGACACCTCTCGGCCTTCACGCCTTTGGCACTCAGACAAGAGAAACCCTCCGCATCGAAGCAGGCATTCCCAAACTTGGACCGGATTTGAATGAACAGATTGTTCCACCTGAAGCCAACTTGGAAGGCAAGGCCTTTAGCTTGACCAAAGGTTGCTATCCCGGGCAAGAAGTCGTAGCCCGCATGGACACCTATGGTTCCGTGAAGCGGCGGCTGGTCGGATTAGTCATTGAAACTCCCGTGAATCAAGTTCCCTCTCCTGGAACAAAAATTTACAAAGGAGATCGTGAAGTCGGCTGGATCAGCAGCGCCACATATTCTCCTTCCCTTCAAAAAACCATTGCCTTGGCTTTCCCATTACGGGATTTCACCATTCCCAAAACGGAATTATCCATCGCCCATGATCAACACCATTATCCAGCCTTCGTTCAGCCACTTCCCTTTTATCCAGCTCGCTAA
- a CDS encoding nuclear transport factor 2 family protein: MLKERIEEVTRANEDFYGAFECLDIMKMDGIWAHQEYVTCIHPGWSIRVGWPLVRDSWVVIFNNVFSMAFSLTELQVQVAGDLAWVICTENITSRHGDDTQNSRVVATNLFERFDEGWKMIHHHGSPLME; this comes from the coding sequence ATGTTGAAAGAGCGGATTGAAGAAGTCACGCGCGCCAATGAAGATTTCTATGGAGCGTTTGAATGTTTGGATATTATGAAAATGGATGGAATTTGGGCGCATCAGGAATACGTGACCTGTATTCATCCGGGTTGGAGTATTCGCGTGGGATGGCCGCTAGTTCGAGATTCTTGGGTGGTGATCTTTAATAATGTGTTTTCGATGGCATTCTCACTCACGGAGCTTCAGGTCCAAGTGGCGGGGGATTTAGCTTGGGTGATTTGTACTGAAAATATCACGAGCCGCCATGGAGACGATACGCAAAATAGTCGGGTGGTGGCGACAAATTTATTCGAACGGTTTGACGAAGGCTGGAAGATGATCCATCACCATGGCTCGCCGTTGATGGAGTAA
- a CDS encoding DMT family transporter: MSGPRESAAYAALITAAVVWGGSIVAQKVALGAFSAVEVSVFRGIGALGILIPLWWWKDQASTKWAFKDIGILSALGMGVLGNHLLILYGLQFIDAGAAGVIIGASPTITAVLSSLFLKDVPFSRVWVGCAISFVGVAIVSGGNASGDPGDKPLLGGILVVLALVSWALYTIGSRHVMERMTPLTVNWTTLLISILIQIPLLWTDHKVLDVGLASVSASGWMALVYVVVFATALGQQAWLYGVSGIGPSRAGVFINLIPVSSLLLSLIILGESFDVVKIIGIILVLSGVWLVTRSSTS; encoded by the coding sequence ATGTCTGGTCCACGCGAATCAGCGGCCTATGCGGCCTTAATTACCGCTGCCGTGGTTTGGGGGGGATCGATTGTGGCGCAAAAAGTGGCCTTAGGTGCCTTTTCGGCCGTGGAAGTTTCAGTCTTCAGAGGCATTGGGGCGTTAGGTATCCTCATTCCATTATGGTGGTGGAAAGACCAGGCTTCCACGAAATGGGCCTTTAAGGATATTGGGATCTTGTCGGCGTTGGGTATGGGGGTCCTAGGGAATCATTTACTGATATTGTATGGGTTGCAGTTTATCGATGCTGGCGCTGCTGGTGTCATTATTGGAGCAAGCCCCACCATTACCGCCGTATTGTCCTCATTATTTCTCAAGGACGTACCGTTTAGTCGGGTTTGGGTAGGATGTGCGATTTCGTTCGTAGGGGTGGCCATAGTTTCCGGAGGAAATGCGTCCGGGGATCCAGGGGACAAGCCATTGCTGGGTGGTATTTTGGTGGTTCTCGCTTTGGTCAGCTGGGCCCTTTATACCATAGGCAGCCGGCACGTCATGGAGCGGATGACGCCTCTTACGGTTAACTGGACAACGCTGCTCATTTCAATCCTGATCCAAATTCCTCTTCTTTGGACCGATCATAAAGTCTTGGATGTTGGCCTTGCGAGTGTCTCGGCTTCTGGTTGGATGGCCTTGGTGTATGTCGTGGTATTTGCCACGGCCCTGGGGCAACAGGCTTGGTTGTATGGAGTGTCGGGAATTGGTCCCTCAAGGGCAGGGGTGTTTATAAATTTGATTCCGGTGTCATCGCTTCTGTTGTCCCTCATTATTTTAGGGGAATCCTTCGATGTCGTGAAAATAATCGGTATTATCCTGGTCCTCAGTGGTGTGTGGCTGGTCACGAGATCCTCAACTTCGTGA
- a CDS encoding 4'-phosphopantetheinyl transferase family protein, which yields MWRGIVDLPPSRLQVYQESLSREEQERAQRFRFLQHQTRFISTRGVLRSLLGHYLTLAPQEIELDSSPQGKPFVANPGSRPLYFNVSHSQKIALFSFSHDSEVGIDVEGTRPGLDYHSIGQRIMSAQELQWLESLPVSKQKAAFLTCWTRKEAFVKAHGSGLNFPMKDLTLTFLPHQPATIVHIADTDLASRPWAIYPVYPRIRYAAALVVAGRPHTVQFWNADGWK from the coding sequence GTGTGGCGCGGAATTGTAGACCTTCCTCCTTCCCGCCTTCAAGTTTACCAAGAGAGCCTGAGCAGGGAAGAACAGGAACGAGCTCAGCGGTTTCGTTTTCTCCAACATCAAACTCGGTTCATTTCGACACGGGGAGTGTTGAGATCCCTACTCGGGCACTATCTCACTTTGGCTCCGCAGGAAATCGAATTAGATTCAAGTCCTCAGGGCAAACCCTTTGTGGCAAACCCTGGTTCCCGCCCCCTCTATTTTAATGTCAGCCATTCCCAAAAAATCGCGCTATTTTCTTTCAGCCATGATTCAGAAGTTGGAATTGATGTGGAAGGCACCAGACCTGGGCTGGATTATCACTCTATAGGCCAACGAATCATGAGTGCACAAGAACTGCAGTGGCTCGAGAGTCTTCCGGTTTCCAAGCAAAAAGCCGCTTTTTTGACATGCTGGACACGGAAAGAAGCCTTTGTGAAGGCACATGGCTCAGGACTGAACTTTCCCATGAAGGACCTCACCTTGACATTCTTGCCTCATCAACCGGCCACTATTGTCCACATTGCCGACACCGATTTGGCAAGCCGTCCCTGGGCTATCTATCCGGTCTATCCTCGAATCCGTTATGCGGCGGCCTTGGTCGTGGCTGGTAGACCCCATACCGTCCAATTTTGGAATGCCGATGGGTGGAAGTAA
- a CDS encoding 4Fe-4S dicluster domain-containing protein, with the protein MSLLITEECINCGACLPECPNEAIFETRSAAEEKGNKVGEGQGEGDTVYVITYERCTECVGHFDEPQCAAVCPVDDCCISDPEIPETTEVLLEKAKTLNPDKEIDPAKVWSGVRN; encoded by the coding sequence ATGTCTTTATTGATTACTGAAGAATGTATTAATTGTGGGGCGTGCTTACCCGAATGCCCAAACGAGGCCATCTTTGAAACCCGTAGCGCTGCTGAAGAAAAGGGAAACAAAGTCGGTGAAGGGCAAGGAGAAGGTGACACCGTCTATGTCATTACCTACGAGCGGTGTACCGAATGCGTCGGTCACTTTGACGAACCTCAATGCGCGGCGGTGTGTCCGGTGGATGATTGTTGTATTTCCGACCCAGAAATCCCTGAAACCACCGAAGTCTTGTTAGAAAAGGCGAAAACACTTAACCCCGACAAAGAAATCGATCCCGCCAAAGTATGGAGCGGCGTTCGAAACTAA
- the smc gene encoding chromosome segregation protein SMC, whose amino-acid sequence MQLKSMIVSGFKSFHEAKIDFPKGITAIVGPNGAGKSNVVDSILWVLGEQSTKALRSEKMEDVIFNGTESRKPLGMAEVSLIVTDVTSQELESVAGVFDELPGNKEIMVTRRLYRDGDSEYYINKIPCRLKDVRSLFLEARAGTKGHTVIEQGNIDQILSGSPQDRRNFIEETAGIGRFKKQKNEALRKLNSTEQNLVRVRDVIGEVQKQLRTLERQARQAEQYGKLQEECRALELNVLRWDYQELGRDRADFENQISALEAQEAEHMAEEATVTATHEQLKEEQLRDGEVVGKTQEELRKLEHEMGQTLTVLEVERHRIQLYTEQQAQGVEEQDRLGRESANAVGAIDSLQQQLTQAREDAQQAEQTLARLEAEEQALVDTRSSLQAQAESLRKQILEGTVERTQSETRLQNLDARQEDLSREIRQLQEDQSLGETDLTDIRDKLVDAREKLGQLTTQVQSTRAHREEILLQLSQLDQQIRDVEQQRVNGKTEQAAAESRLAALQAVLQEEFGYEGGAESSSIRQTYQGVKEAVGECLDVPQQIEQAVEAALGEHIRAWVVDGESDILQALQFMKEHDLGRGTFIPSQPYDITQGQVPDWWSELQLQEGVMGRAAEMVGVPEELKAVVHSLLQRVVVIQNLDQALALVRQRRWVGPTAPLFATLSGEIVETSGLVSGGSTGDSSGVLQRRREVRTLESHIADIGQRLEATERRHKELRQEHEAAKEQLRTLDELLKESERNVLMAENEVSNFEQQIADVEEQVQSVTQELASNQAGLVRLKEQSQTCRDRLGQLAQEQTTQQSDLDRLVAQLQEVEAETSRLYEQLTGARLTRTTLHERRERTQADSDRIQQEEEARQSRIRLLAEKVQTLEIKAQESQAEQNRAEILFKNLEQQKDTLRGELQTLEERHHAGMSRVREFEQRLADIRKQFTSTRDKRAALEVQLAEVRTRWQTVVDTLTGTYGQSVEDLSEPISFSEDSDGSEHTAEGPTAWRERVGTIRGRLERMGPINLAAIEEHRELEERFQFLTKQEADLSESIQSLQEIIDRLSQTTNQMFEETFKAVQEKFGEVFSALFAGGHAELVLALPESEEDGEGNYLDAGVDIVAQPPGKRLKNLSMLSGGEKALTVLALLFASFLIKPSPFCILDEVDAPLDEPNVIRFARFLTQLTDLSQFLVITHNKRTMEIADSLFGVTMEEPGVSKFVSVRIGDLQNA is encoded by the coding sequence ATGCAACTCAAGTCGATGATCGTTTCCGGGTTTAAGTCCTTCCACGAAGCCAAAATCGATTTCCCCAAAGGGATTACCGCTATTGTGGGCCCAAATGGAGCTGGCAAAAGCAATGTGGTGGATTCCATATTGTGGGTCTTGGGAGAACAAAGTACCAAGGCTCTCCGAAGCGAGAAAATGGAAGATGTGATTTTCAATGGCACGGAATCCCGAAAGCCTTTGGGCATGGCCGAAGTGTCCTTGATCGTTACTGATGTGACCAGTCAGGAATTGGAATCTGTGGCCGGGGTGTTTGATGAGCTTCCCGGAAATAAAGAAATCATGGTCACTCGGCGGTTGTACCGGGATGGAGACAGTGAGTATTACATCAATAAAATTCCCTGTCGGTTAAAGGATGTGCGCAGCCTGTTTTTAGAAGCGCGGGCTGGGACCAAAGGACATACGGTGATTGAGCAGGGCAATATTGATCAGATTTTGTCCGGGTCACCACAGGACCGTCGGAATTTTATTGAAGAAACGGCGGGCATCGGACGGTTTAAAAAACAAAAAAACGAAGCACTTCGAAAGCTCAATTCCACGGAACAAAATTTGGTTCGGGTCCGGGATGTCATCGGGGAAGTCCAAAAACAGCTTCGGACACTCGAGCGTCAAGCCCGTCAAGCTGAGCAATATGGAAAGCTCCAAGAAGAATGTCGGGCTCTCGAGCTGAATGTCTTGCGCTGGGATTACCAAGAATTAGGGCGTGACCGCGCCGACTTTGAAAATCAAATCTCCGCCCTGGAAGCCCAGGAGGCTGAGCATATGGCTGAAGAAGCGACGGTGACCGCGACGCATGAACAGCTCAAAGAAGAGCAGCTCCGGGATGGGGAAGTCGTGGGGAAAACCCAAGAAGAGCTACGCAAGCTGGAACATGAAATGGGGCAAACCCTCACGGTCCTGGAAGTGGAACGTCATCGAATCCAACTCTATACCGAACAACAGGCTCAAGGAGTAGAAGAACAAGATCGTCTCGGGCGGGAATCCGCGAATGCGGTCGGTGCCATTGACTCGCTGCAACAGCAGTTAACCCAGGCCAGGGAGGACGCCCAACAGGCGGAACAGACCCTAGCCCGACTGGAAGCTGAAGAACAAGCGCTGGTGGACACTCGGTCATCCTTGCAAGCCCAGGCCGAAAGTTTACGGAAACAAATTTTAGAGGGAACAGTTGAACGAACTCAATCAGAGACCCGGCTTCAAAACTTAGATGCACGTCAGGAGGATCTTAGCCGTGAAATTCGGCAACTTCAGGAGGATCAATCACTTGGTGAAACCGACCTTACAGACATTCGAGATAAGTTGGTTGATGCCCGTGAAAAGCTTGGGCAGCTGACCACACAAGTTCAATCGACACGTGCTCATCGTGAAGAGATATTGTTACAGCTTTCCCAACTCGATCAGCAAATTCGTGATGTGGAACAGCAACGGGTTAACGGGAAAACCGAGCAAGCTGCGGCAGAGTCCCGTCTGGCAGCTCTTCAAGCCGTGCTCCAGGAAGAATTTGGGTACGAAGGTGGAGCAGAAAGTTCATCCATCCGCCAGACGTACCAGGGGGTGAAAGAAGCCGTAGGTGAGTGTCTTGACGTTCCTCAGCAAATTGAGCAAGCGGTTGAAGCGGCCTTGGGCGAACATATTCGTGCCTGGGTAGTTGATGGAGAGAGCGATATTCTTCAAGCGCTACAATTCATGAAAGAGCATGACTTAGGTCGAGGTACATTCATTCCCTCACAACCCTATGACATTACTCAAGGGCAAGTGCCGGATTGGTGGTCTGAGCTGCAATTACAGGAAGGCGTAATGGGGCGCGCCGCAGAAATGGTAGGTGTTCCTGAGGAATTGAAGGCTGTGGTTCATTCTCTCTTGCAGCGCGTGGTGGTTATTCAAAATCTTGATCAAGCCTTGGCCTTAGTTCGTCAGCGTCGATGGGTTGGACCCACAGCCCCTCTTTTCGCGACGCTTTCTGGAGAGATTGTCGAAACATCAGGGTTGGTGAGTGGAGGATCAACCGGAGATTCGAGTGGCGTCCTTCAGCGAAGACGCGAAGTACGAACCTTAGAAAGCCACATTGCGGATATTGGACAACGTCTTGAAGCGACGGAACGTCGGCATAAAGAATTACGGCAAGAGCACGAAGCAGCCAAGGAACAATTACGGACGCTAGATGAGTTGCTGAAGGAGTCCGAACGGAATGTCCTCATGGCAGAAAATGAGGTCAGTAATTTTGAACAGCAGATTGCGGATGTTGAAGAGCAGGTGCAATCGGTAACTCAGGAATTAGCCTCCAACCAGGCCGGTCTCGTTCGCCTGAAAGAACAAAGCCAAACCTGTCGTGATCGCCTCGGACAATTGGCGCAGGAGCAGACGACCCAACAGTCGGATTTGGACAGGTTAGTGGCCCAGCTTCAGGAGGTTGAAGCTGAGACCTCCCGTTTATATGAACAATTGACCGGTGCCCGACTGACCCGCACGACTTTACATGAGCGACGAGAGCGCACGCAGGCTGATTCGGATCGGATTCAGCAGGAAGAAGAGGCTCGACAATCACGGATACGTCTATTGGCGGAAAAAGTTCAAACCCTGGAAATAAAAGCTCAGGAAAGCCAGGCTGAACAGAATCGCGCCGAGATATTATTCAAGAATCTCGAGCAACAGAAAGACACGCTCCGAGGAGAATTGCAAACCTTGGAGGAGCGCCACCATGCTGGCATGAGTCGGGTCCGGGAGTTTGAACAGCGGTTGGCCGATATCCGGAAACAATTTACCTCCACCCGAGATAAGCGAGCCGCCCTTGAGGTGCAGTTAGCCGAAGTGCGAACACGGTGGCAGACTGTCGTCGATACTTTAACCGGCACCTATGGGCAGTCTGTTGAAGATCTTTCGGAGCCAATATCGTTTTCTGAAGACTCTGATGGTTCTGAACATACCGCGGAAGGCCCAACCGCCTGGCGGGAGCGGGTCGGCACGATCCGAGGGCGATTGGAACGAATGGGTCCTATCAATTTGGCGGCGATTGAGGAACATCGTGAGCTGGAAGAGCGTTTCCAATTTCTGACCAAACAGGAAGCAGATTTATCCGAGTCGATCCAATCATTGCAAGAAATTATCGACCGCTTGAGCCAAACCACGAATCAAATGTTTGAGGAAACATTTAAGGCGGTGCAGGAAAAATTCGGGGAGGTATTTTCTGCGCTGTTTGCCGGAGGACATGCAGAGTTAGTCTTGGCTCTGCCGGAATCAGAGGAGGACGGGGAAGGTAATTACTTGGATGCTGGTGTGGATATTGTGGCCCAGCCTCCTGGAAAACGGCTCAAGAATCTCTCCATGTTATCGGGGGGAGAGAAAGCCCTTACCGTGCTCGCGTTGTTATTCGCCAGTTTTCTTATCAAACCATCACCCTTTTGTATCCTTGACGAGGTGGATGCGCCGTTGGATGAACCCAACGTGATTCGCTTTGCGAGATTCTTGACTCAATTGACTGATCTTTCACAATTTTTGGTGATTACCCACAATAAACGTACCATGGAAATTGCCGACTCATTATTTGGGGTGACCATGGAGGAGCCTGGGGTGTCCAAGTTTGTATCCGTACGAATCGGAGATTTGCAAAATGCCTAG
- the ispH gene encoding 4-hydroxy-3-methylbut-2-enyl diphosphate reductase yields the protein MKKIYLANPRGFCAGVDRAIEIVELSLKRYGAPIYVRHEIVHSRHVVNSLRERGAVFVEELDEVPDGALVIFSAHGVAKSVWEDARRRNLKAIDATCPLVIKVHNEVNRDYTNNYELILIGHAGHPEVVGTLGQIPDKFHLVSSVEDVENLQVENTDHLSYVTQTTLSVDECREVVEALHQRFPGIKGPHQEDICYATQNRQNAVKELAKFVELILVIGSPNSSNSNRLRELAERFAIPSYLIDSYKDIQSDWLKGVESIGITAGASAPEVLVTEVVSYLKGLGATEVEELTVVEEDVEFLLPKELVMPGRK from the coding sequence GTGAAGAAAATATATTTAGCCAATCCGCGAGGATTTTGTGCTGGCGTTGATCGGGCCATTGAAATTGTTGAACTGTCGCTCAAGCGGTACGGTGCTCCGATTTATGTGCGGCACGAAATTGTGCATAGCCGGCATGTCGTCAATTCGCTACGTGAACGCGGTGCCGTCTTTGTCGAGGAATTGGATGAAGTGCCCGATGGAGCCTTGGTGATTTTTAGCGCCCATGGCGTCGCGAAAAGTGTGTGGGAGGATGCGAGGCGGAGAAACTTAAAAGCGATCGATGCTACCTGTCCGCTTGTCATCAAAGTCCACAATGAGGTCAACCGGGACTACACGAATAATTATGAACTCATATTAATCGGCCATGCTGGGCATCCCGAAGTGGTTGGGACTTTGGGGCAAATTCCGGATAAGTTTCATTTGGTGTCCTCTGTCGAGGACGTGGAAAACCTACAAGTGGAAAATACCGACCATTTATCCTATGTGACCCAAACGACCCTGAGTGTGGATGAGTGCCGCGAAGTCGTGGAAGCCCTACATCAGCGGTTTCCAGGCATTAAAGGACCTCACCAAGAAGATATCTGCTATGCTACCCAAAATCGCCAAAATGCCGTCAAAGAATTAGCCAAGTTTGTAGAGCTGATTCTTGTGATTGGTTCGCCCAACAGTTCAAATTCCAACCGACTTCGTGAATTGGCGGAGCGCTTTGCTATTCCTAGCTATCTCATTGATTCTTATAAAGATATCCAAAGCGATTGGCTCAAGGGGGTCGAATCAATTGGGATTACTGCAGGGGCTTCGGCCCCAGAGGTCCTCGTCACAGAAGTGGTTTCCTACCTCAAAGGGTTGGGTGCAACGGAAGTCGAAGAGCTGACTGTCGTCGAAGAGGATGTGGAATTTCTCCTTCCCAAGGAATTAGTCATGCCTGGTCGCAAATGA